TAAATACTGTTCGTCTAGCCCTTTGAGGTTTTTCTTATTACAAATTAAATCATCTTTCAATATCTCAATACCAAGAGCAGAGACTGCTTCTCTAATTGCAAGAATTTGCGCCATAACATCCATGCAAGCTTTGTCATTGTCTAACATTTTTCTAATCCCGTTAAGTTGTCCTTCTATTTTTGAAATTCTATTTTTAACCCCATCACTGGATTTTTTCATATGTTTTAATATTAATTATATACCCCTGGGGGGTATTATAATACTTTAAGAAAATTTGTCAAATAAAAAAAGGGTATTTCCCTTCTTGGAAAAACTCTCCATTAAAACAAAAAACCTCGCAGATTAAATGCGAGGTTTTCTTTTGTAAATTAAGATAAGAGACGCCAAGGCCACAAATAGCAAAACTAAAAAAATATAATCATTTTTCCTGCTATACTTTTGTCCCAATTCCCATTCGTTCACTTCGCTAAACTCTCCAAGTACTTCTCCTGTATCCGAAACACCGTATTCTTCTATATGCTCTATATCATTCTCCATTCTCGGTAATATTATATATCCATCTTTATTGGAGGTGACTACTCCAAAAATTTTAATAGCATCCCCTTCACCTAAATTCTTTTTATCTATACTTGTTCCATCTTTTATCTCAAAATTATATTTCCAGTTACCGTTATCTAACACAAATTTATTTCCATCCTTTTCTATTATCTCCCCGAGTACAAAAACAAGTTTACCTAAGTGTTCTTTTCCTAAATCACATGTCAATTCAATAGGTGTCAAAGTGTAGTCAGTATCAATAACTACAATTTCATCCCTCAGTTTTGTCTTCACTCTTGATTCTTGATTAATTTTTGAGATCTCTCCACGCACCTGTATCAGGTCACCAATGGTTAGTTCTGGGAAATCTTTTGAGTTGCTATAAATCTGCACACCACCGTCACCATCAATATAGAAATACTGGGTGCCAAACATTCCTGGCAAGGAATTAACTACTCCCTCAACCAATACTTTTTGACCCGCTCCATGTTCCTGAACCTCTCTTGGTGTTTTTAAACTAAAATAATCGGAATATTCACTAACCACAACATTATCCATTAAAATTGTTTCATTCTCATAAGAAGATATGTTGGCTTTTCCCCCAGGGCTAGCAAGGTCAGCCCAAACCCAATCTCCATTCTCATTTTTTACATAAGATTTCCCATTAAACGTTGATCTGTATTCCACTTCATCAACTAAATTATTATTACTATCAATTAATCGAACCTGGTCGTAAGAATTATTCAAAATAACTCCGCTTTCTGTTCTATTTATAATAAAATAATTTCCAGCTTCAATTATGTTGTTATCATCTTTAAGCTTATATGGTTTACTTCCCCCTTCCATATCATCCAACATCCAATCGGTAAGATTAACTGGAAAATCACTCGCGTTATATATTTCCACAAATTCTCCCTCAAGATCATCACCATCTGGATTTGGTAGAATTTCAGAAATAAATATTTTTGTTTTTCCAAAATTTAATTCATCTTTTTTCAACTCTGCATTATCACCAACCATGAGCCTATTTACAATAGTAGCTGTTTTCTCTTTTAGCGAAATATTCTCACCATCATTCACCTCTAGAATAATATTAAAAACACCGCCTTCAAAAAAAGTATGTTCTGGGTTTACTAAAATATTTTCGAAACCATCGCCAAAATCCCAATGAAAAGTTAATTCGTCACCATCCTCATCAAAAGTATCACTCGAATCAAATAAAACTGGTACACCAACAAATAATTCATCGGAAAAAGAAAAATCAACTTCAGGAGCGTGATTAATTAACCTAAATTTATTCTTCTCTCCTGGACTAGGTGTTTCACTCCAAGTCCAGTCTCTTTCTGCAAATTCTTTATTATAAAAATTCTCCGTTTCTTCTGTTTTTGTATTATTAAAACTAAAACCTTCCTCGGACTTCATGTAGGTAAGTGAGTATCTCGCCTCTTCATTCCCGGGTTGGTAAATATTTAGGGCGTCTCCTGTATTGTTTAGGGCAATGTTGGTATCACTTCTGTATAAAACCAAGTAAGCCTTAGCTTTTATGAAATCTCCTCGTTCAAATTCAAACCTATTTTTACTAGCATCTCCTATTTGCCAACCAAAAAGATTTATATCTCTCGCACCATAATTATATAGTTCTACAAATTCTTGCTTTTTCTCATCCCCTTCAGGGTTGGGGAAAATTTCACTAACAACAACAGTCTGCCCAAAATCATAGTCATCAATTTCATCTAAGCTAAATTCTTCTTCATCAAGGATAATATTAGCACTTCCTTTCGTTAACTTGATAGTTAGCCCAAAGTCATTTGAATTGTTTAGAGTGTCTCTATTGCTAATTCTAGCAACACTATATGGGTCAGTCGCAACTGGAGCATTGTCAGAAATATCACCATCATTCCATTCCCCATAAACCACGTCGTTTATTAACTTATTGTTTGGAGAGAATAATAAAATTTCATCACCACTGTTATTCAAATTTCCGCTAG
The sequence above is drawn from the Patescibacteria group bacterium genome and encodes:
- a CDS encoding metal-sensitive transcriptional regulator; translation: MKKSSDGVKNRISKIEGQLNGIRKMLDNDKACMDVMAQILAIREAVSALGIEILKDDLICNKKNLKGLDEQYLKTLFKIK
- a CDS encoding lamin tail domain-containing protein, with protein sequence MFKRLSILIFLILISFSFARANAGSVLINEIAWMGTDISSTDEWIELFNSTDADIDLSGWSLKSRDGQPDIVLEGIIPAYGYFLLERTDDNTVTQKVANQIYVGSLGNTGEYLELIDDGNNLVDFVDMSTTWEYGDNDTKQTMERADENSWQTSQVVSGSPGGENIIQNFIIEDVEENGVTSVEDIQEISTDVYEIAYKYSDILINEIVSDPADGDTEWIEIFNNTTQSIDLEDWYIKEGSGAKTSLDGIINSQGYYVVGSPSGNLNNSGDEILLFSPNNKLINDVVYGEWNDGDISDNAPVATDPYSVARISNRDTLNNSNDFGLTIKLTKGSANIILDEEEFSLDEIDDYDFGQTVVVSEIFPNPEGDEKKQEFVELYNYGARDINLFGWQIGDASKNRFEFERGDFIKAKAYLVLYRSDTNIALNNTGDALNIYQPGNEEARYSLTYMKSEEGFSFNNTKTEETENFYNKEFAERDWTWSETPSPGEKNKFRLINHAPEVDFSFSDELFVGVPVLFDSSDTFDEDGDELTFHWDFGDGFENILVNPEHTFFEGGVFNIILEVNDGENISLKEKTATIVNRLMVGDNAELKKDELNFGKTKIFISEILPNPDGDDLEGEFVEIYNASDFPVNLTDWMLDDMEGGSKPYKLKDDNNIIEAGNYFIINRTESGVILNNSYDQVRLIDSNNNLVDEVEYRSTFNGKSYVKNENGDWVWADLASPGGKANISSYENETILMDNVVVSEYSDYFSLKTPREVQEHGAGQKVLVEGVVNSLPGMFGTQYFYIDGDGGVQIYSNSKDFPELTIGDLIQVRGEISKINQESRVKTKLRDEIVVIDTDYTLTPIELTCDLGKEHLGKLVFVLGEIIEKDGNKFVLDNGNWKYNFEIKDGTSIDKKNLGEGDAIKIFGVVTSNKDGYIILPRMENDIEHIEEYGVSDTGEVLGEFSEVNEWELGQKYSRKNDYIFLVLLFVALASLILIYKRKPRI